A stretch of Candidatus Symbiobacter mobilis CR DNA encodes these proteins:
- a CDS encoding DUF1631 domain-containing protein: MASTGSDRRHQALADKVRLRLVAELSQSMDTLAQRVRERLLELLDQPASSKDAQLRRDAWTLYQRHQALWCDATRRAWQAALQPTPSTRSGPLALDAGLQLVGTDVVENRILASRLALGVMEHAASEVNDLRKRLKSLQAEETLSPQDIVHPESLALPLIEQWGHCGLLREYWALVHDTIQKLLGLQLKEIYAHCNAELIDHGVLPVIEFVARPRNDTLSAPIGGGTTRQTGGGTSGHAPSHVAQRSGGQDRMARPADHYAGGMSPRSHRLGNARGILDRVSRLIGDLVPQRGAVDTRGAVDTAHHGAPHTVPYTAPSESLLQALQQQPTFDSQLQAQVPEGYEVQYAPVVIERVASGLRQQTSSIKAHAKSDSEKAIIELIALMFQSILQEDRIPTGVRVWFARLQIPVLRVALAEPDFFQKLDHPARQLIDRMGSCVLGFDASGISSAALETEIKRIVQVIEQYPETGQRVYVRVYEEFQSFLQQHLAQRNESTIKVVGVAQQVEQKETLAIQYTIELRNQIQDMPVRDEIREFLYKVWAEVLAVSTIRQGAQHPDTLLLKKTAADLIWAASAKPNRADRARVIADLPDLLKSLRTGMGSLGLHKAAQEVHIKIISDTLADAFMSKTHTIAAEQVQALAERLVHLEDYLSDDGTEELPLDAQSIEELFEVDASELEVITSGGSTANPEGIEWARSLQLGDWFTLDHNSNVAQVQYMWRSPMGHLHLFANQIGRSYLIQSARLAAYLQAGLLVAQEEESLTVRATRDALGKIEANPERLLA, encoded by the coding sequence ATGGCTTCAACGGGATCAGATCGCAGACACCAAGCACTCGCCGACAAGGTTCGTCTGCGTTTGGTGGCCGAACTGTCCCAATCGATGGACACCCTGGCCCAACGGGTGCGCGAACGCTTGCTCGAACTGCTCGACCAACCCGCCAGTTCCAAAGACGCACAACTGCGCCGCGATGCATGGACGCTCTACCAACGCCACCAGGCGCTGTGGTGCGATGCGACACGGCGTGCGTGGCAAGCAGCCCTCCAGCCCACGCCCTCGACGCGCAGCGGCCCGCTGGCGCTGGACGCCGGCTTGCAGCTCGTCGGCACCGACGTGGTGGAAAACCGCATCCTGGCATCGCGGCTGGCGCTGGGGGTCATGGAACACGCCGCCAGCGAAGTCAATGATTTGCGCAAGCGGCTCAAGTCGCTGCAAGCCGAGGAAACCCTCTCCCCCCAGGACATCGTCCACCCCGAAAGTCTGGCACTGCCTCTGATTGAGCAATGGGGGCATTGCGGACTGCTGCGCGAATACTGGGCGCTGGTGCATGACACCATCCAGAAATTGCTGGGCTTACAGCTCAAAGAGATCTACGCGCACTGCAACGCCGAGTTGATCGACCATGGCGTGCTTCCCGTGATCGAATTCGTTGCTCGCCCACGCAACGACACACTGTCTGCTCCCATAGGAGGCGGCACCACCCGTCAAACTGGTGGCGGCACAAGCGGCCACGCGCCTTCACACGTAGCCCAGCGCAGCGGTGGCCAGGACAGAATGGCCCGGCCAGCAGACCACTACGCTGGCGGCATGTCGCCCCGTTCGCATCGGCTCGGCAATGCGCGGGGAATTCTGGATCGCGTCAGCCGTTTGATCGGAGACCTTGTGCCCCAGCGCGGCGCTGTGGACACAAGGGGTGCCGTGGACACTGCACACCACGGCGCGCCCCACACTGTCCCCTACACCGCACCATCGGAAAGCCTGCTCCAAGCCTTGCAGCAGCAACCCACTTTCGATTCGCAGCTCCAAGCACAAGTGCCCGAAGGCTATGAAGTGCAGTACGCCCCGGTCGTGATCGAACGCGTCGCCAGCGGGCTGCGGCAACAGACCAGCTCGATCAAAGCCCACGCCAAAAGCGACAGCGAAAAGGCCATCATTGAGCTTATCGCGCTGATGTTCCAGTCGATCCTGCAGGAAGATCGCATCCCCACGGGGGTGCGGGTGTGGTTTGCGCGCTTGCAAATCCCGGTGCTGCGGGTGGCGCTGGCCGAGCCTGATTTTTTTCAGAAACTCGACCATCCCGCACGCCAGCTCATCGACCGCATGGGGTCGTGCGTGCTGGGCTTCGATGCCAGCGGAATCAGCAGCGCAGCGCTCGAAACCGAAATTAAGCGCATCGTGCAGGTCATCGAGCAATACCCCGAAACCGGGCAGCGCGTCTACGTGCGGGTGTACGAAGAATTTCAGAGCTTTTTGCAGCAACACCTGGCACAGCGCAATGAATCCACCATCAAGGTCGTCGGGGTGGCACAGCAGGTCGAGCAAAAAGAGACCCTCGCCATTCAGTACACGATCGAGCTTCGCAACCAGATCCAAGACATGCCCGTGCGCGACGAAATCCGGGAGTTCCTGTACAAGGTCTGGGCAGAAGTGCTGGCCGTGTCGACGATCCGCCAAGGCGCACAACATCCCGACACGCTGCTCCTCAAGAAAACCGCAGCAGACCTGATCTGGGCTGCCAGCGCCAAGCCCAACCGCGCTGACCGTGCGCGGGTGATTGCTGACTTGCCCGACCTGCTCAAGAGTCTGCGTACCGGCATGGGGTCGCTGGGACTGCACAAGGCTGCGCAGGAAGTACACATCAAGATCATCAGCGACACCCTGGCCGATGCTTTCATGTCCAAGACGCACACCATTGCTGCGGAACAAGTGCAGGCTTTGGCCGAGCGGCTCGTGCATCTGGAAGACTATCTGTCCGACGACGGTACGGAGGAACTTCCGCTCGATGCGCAAAGCATTGAGGAGCTGTTCGAGGTCGATGCCTCGGAGCTGGAAGTCATCACCAGCGGGGGCAGTACCGCGAACCCCGAGGGCATTGAGTGGGCGCGTTCCCTCCAGCTTGGGGATTGGTTCACCCTGGATCACAACAGCAATGTGGCGCAAGTGCAGTACATGTGGCGCAGCCCGATGGGGCATCTGCACCTTTTTGCCAACCAGATCGGGCGCAGCTACTTGATCCAAAGCGCAAGGCTGGCCGCCTATCTTCAAGCGGGGTTGCTTGTTGCGCAGGAGGAAGAGTCCCTGACCGTTCGCGCCACCCGCGATGCCCTTGGCAAGATCGAAGCCAACCCGGAACGGCTGCTGGCCTGA
- the secF gene encoding protein translocase subunit SecF, producing the protein MEFFRIRRDIPFMRHALAFNIISILTFLAAVYFLWARGLHLSVEFTGGTLMEVTHAKVVELSQVRDAVAKLGFADVQVQHFGTTQDVLIRLPAQKGVTSAAQSTKVLEALRAIDPQTSLRRTEFVGPQVGEELAVDGLLALAFVVIGIVLYLAFRFEWKFAVAAIIANLHDVIIILGFFAFFQWEFSLSVLAAVLAVLGYSVNESVVIFDRIRENFRRYRKMDTIDIINNAITSTMSRTIITHGSTQMMVLSMLLFGGATLHYFALALTIGILFGIYSSVFVAAAIAMWLGIAREDLVKAGAGTTLDRNDPNAGAVV; encoded by the coding sequence ATGGAATTTTTCCGGATTCGGCGTGACATCCCCTTCATGCGCCACGCGCTGGCGTTCAACATCATCTCGATACTGACGTTTTTGGCTGCGGTGTACTTTTTGTGGGCGCGGGGGTTGCACCTCTCGGTCGAATTCACGGGGGGGACATTGATGGAGGTCACCCATGCGAAAGTCGTCGAGCTTTCGCAAGTACGCGATGCGGTGGCGAAGCTGGGCTTTGCAGATGTGCAGGTCCAGCACTTTGGCACCACGCAAGACGTGCTCATCCGCCTACCGGCACAAAAAGGAGTGACTTCTGCCGCACAAAGTACCAAGGTTCTCGAAGCATTGCGCGCCATCGACCCGCAAACCTCGCTGCGACGCACGGAATTCGTTGGCCCGCAGGTGGGGGAGGAACTGGCCGTCGATGGCTTGCTCGCGCTGGCCTTCGTCGTCATCGGGATCGTGCTGTACCTGGCTTTTCGCTTCGAGTGGAAATTCGCCGTCGCCGCCATCATCGCCAACCTGCATGACGTCATCATCATCTTGGGGTTCTTCGCGTTCTTCCAGTGGGAGTTTTCGTTGTCGGTGCTGGCGGCAGTACTGGCGGTGCTGGGCTATTCGGTCAACGAGTCCGTCGTCATCTTCGACCGTATCCGGGAAAACTTCCGCCGCTACCGCAAGATGGACACGATCGACATCATCAACAACGCCATTACCTCGACGATGAGCCGCACGATCATCACGCATGGTTCGACGCAGATGATGGTGCTCTCGATGCTGCTCTTCGGGGGGGCCACCCTGCACTACTTCGCGCTGGCGTTGACGATCGGCATCCTGTTCGGTATTTATTCCTCGGTCTTCGTCGCTGCTGCCATCGCCATGTGGCTGGGCATTGCGCGGGAAGATTTGGTCAAGGCTGGCGCTGGCACCACGCTGGATCGCAACGATCCCAACGCTGGCGCCGTAGTCTGA
- the secD gene encoding protein translocase subunit SecD, whose product MNRYPSWKYAIIVIAWIVAGLYALPNFFGESPAVQISSAKPAVVVDGRTLAKVEDALRKAGITAERVALDGASIRVRLADTSTQLRAKDVIARALATESTGYVVALHLLNRSPAWLSTLRASPMYLGLDLRGGVHFMLQVDMQAALAKRAESQAGDLRTSLREKNIRHAGITRTRQTIELRFRDTSAVVAARSVLQDEFADLVVQEQSQGGDVQLVATIRPEAARRVQEQALKQNITTLHNRINELGVAEPVIAQQGLDRIVVQLPGVQDTAKAKDILGRTATLEVRMVDESVEANAAEAGTGPVPYGSESYKERSGAIVIVKKQVILTGENLTDAQPGFDSQTQEPTVNLNLDAKGTRVFRDVTRENVGKRMAILLFEKGQGEVVTAPVIRTEIGGGRVQISGRMTTVEAHDIALLLRSGSLAAPMDIIEETTIGPSLGAENIAKGFHSVAWGFLAVALFMCMYYMLFGVFSSIALAFNLLLLVAVLSMLQATLTLPGMAAMALVLGMAIDANVLINERVREELRSGAAPQLAIHTGYERAWATIFDSNITTLIAGLALLAFGSGPVRGFAVVHCLGILTSMFSAVFFSRGLVNLWYGSRSRLQSVSIGTVWRPHPVPPTTA is encoded by the coding sequence ATGAATCGCTATCCATCTTGGAAATACGCAATCATTGTCATTGCGTGGATCGTCGCGGGCTTATATGCCTTGCCCAATTTTTTCGGGGAATCCCCCGCAGTGCAAATTTCCAGCGCCAAGCCTGCCGTCGTCGTTGACGGGCGAACGTTGGCCAAGGTCGAAGATGCGCTGCGCAAAGCCGGGATCACTGCGGAGCGCGTCGCGCTCGATGGCGCATCGATCCGGGTTCGCCTGGCCGACACAAGCACCCAACTCCGCGCCAAGGACGTCATTGCCCGTGCGTTGGCTACGGAATCCACCGGATACGTCGTCGCACTGCATTTGCTGAATCGCTCTCCGGCCTGGCTGTCCACGTTGCGCGCTTCGCCGATGTACCTGGGGCTGGACTTGCGCGGCGGCGTGCATTTCATGCTGCAAGTGGATATGCAGGCCGCACTGGCCAAGCGTGCCGAATCGCAGGCGGGCGATCTGCGCACCAGCCTGCGCGAGAAAAACATCCGCCACGCCGGGATCACCCGCACCCGGCAGACGATTGAGCTGCGTTTCCGCGATACCTCCGCTGTGGTGGCAGCCCGTTCCGTGCTGCAAGACGAATTTGCGGATTTGGTTGTACAAGAACAATCCCAAGGCGGAGATGTGCAGCTCGTCGCGACGATCCGGCCCGAAGCCGCACGGCGCGTGCAGGAACAGGCGCTCAAGCAGAACATCACGACGCTGCACAACCGGATCAACGAATTGGGCGTGGCCGAACCCGTGATCGCACAACAGGGTTTGGATCGCATCGTCGTCCAGCTTCCCGGCGTGCAAGACACTGCCAAAGCCAAGGACATCCTCGGACGCACCGCGACACTCGAAGTGCGCATGGTCGACGAAAGCGTCGAAGCCAACGCGGCAGAAGCCGGTACCGGCCCAGTGCCCTACGGCTCCGAAAGCTACAAAGAGCGCAGCGGTGCAATCGTCATCGTCAAGAAACAAGTCATCTTGACCGGAGAAAACCTGACCGACGCCCAACCTGGCTTTGACAGCCAGACGCAGGAACCGACGGTCAACTTGAACCTGGATGCCAAGGGCACGCGCGTTTTCCGCGATGTCACGCGCGAAAACGTCGGCAAGCGTATGGCCATCCTCCTGTTCGAAAAAGGGCAGGGGGAAGTCGTCACCGCACCCGTCATCCGCACGGAAATCGGCGGGGGCAGGGTGCAGATCTCGGGGCGGATGACCACGGTGGAGGCGCACGACATCGCACTGCTGCTGCGTTCGGGTTCACTGGCCGCTCCGATGGACATCATCGAAGAAACGACCATCGGCCCCAGCCTGGGCGCAGAAAACATCGCCAAAGGCTTCCACAGCGTGGCTTGGGGTTTCCTGGCTGTCGCCTTGTTCATGTGCATGTACTACATGCTTTTTGGGGTGTTTTCGAGCATTGCCCTCGCATTCAATCTGCTGCTGCTCGTCGCCGTCCTGTCGATGCTGCAAGCCACGCTCACCCTGCCTGGCATGGCAGCCATGGCGCTGGTGCTAGGCATGGCCATCGACGCGAACGTGCTCATCAACGAACGTGTGCGGGAGGAACTGCGCAGCGGCGCAGCACCACAGCTTGCTATCCACACCGGCTACGAGCGTGCCTGGGCGACGATCTTCGATTCGAACATCACCACGCTCATCGCGGGTCTGGCGCTGCTGGCCTTTGGTTCCGGGCCTGTGCGCGGCTTTGCCGTGGTGCATTGCCTGGGTATTCTGACGAGCATGTTTTCCGCAGTGTTTTTCTCGCGGGGGTTGGTCAATCTTTGGTACGGCAGCAGGAGTCGGCTCCAGTCGGTATCGATCGGAACAGTGTGGCGCCCCCACCCCGTTCCCCCCACTACAGCGTGA
- the yajC gene encoding preprotein translocase subunit YajC has protein sequence MLIPAAFAQAATVPAGEAASPWVGMLPLVLMFVVLYFLMIRPQMKKAKEHKTMVDALAKGDEIVCIGGMLGKVSKLGDSFLSVEIAQGVEVQIQRSAVVQILPKGTIR, from the coding sequence GTGCTCATTCCTGCTGCATTCGCCCAGGCTGCCACCGTTCCCGCCGGGGAGGCTGCTTCTCCTTGGGTGGGGATGCTTCCGCTGGTGTTGATGTTCGTGGTGCTCTACTTTTTGATGATCCGGCCGCAGATGAAGAAGGCGAAGGAGCACAAGACCATGGTTGATGCCCTCGCCAAAGGGGACGAGATCGTTTGCATCGGAGGAATGCTGGGCAAGGTCAGCAAACTGGGGGACAGCTTTCTGAGCGTGGAAATCGCGCAAGGCGTCGAAGTGCAGATCCAACGCAGCGCGGTCGTGCAAATCCTCCCCAAGGGCACCATCCGCTAA
- a CDS encoding chemotaxis protein, which produces MNHHSTMRDIDERTNLTSKSMFELLLFRLGEAPGTNRRELFGINVFKVREILVMPEITSMVNSPPSVMGVANIRGQMITVINLPMIVGCNPSKGLGILLVTEFARTTQAFAVEEVNEIVRLEWKQVLSAEGRGGGLVTSIARLDGDAEDTRLAQVLDVEQILRDVFPDQHAIEVDLDGRLHLPAGSVILAADDSAVARAMIEKSLQAMGAPYIMTKSGREAWERLQQIEEQARLQGLSVSDKVALVLSDLEMPEMDGFTLTRHIKQDGRFSSIPVVIHSSLTGATNEDHVRKVGADGYVAKFVAEELAQTISKVLTR; this is translated from the coding sequence ATGAACCACCACTCCACCATGCGCGACATCGACGAGCGCACCAATCTCACGAGCAAGAGCATGTTCGAGCTCTTGCTATTCCGGTTGGGCGAGGCCCCCGGCACCAACCGGCGCGAACTCTTTGGCATCAACGTTTTCAAGGTACGCGAGATTCTCGTCATGCCCGAAATCACCTCCATGGTGAACTCCCCCCCCTCAGTCATGGGGGTGGCGAACATCCGGGGCCAGATGATCACCGTCATCAACTTGCCGATGATCGTCGGCTGCAACCCCTCCAAGGGGCTGGGCATCCTGCTCGTGACGGAATTTGCGCGCACAACCCAGGCTTTCGCCGTCGAGGAAGTCAACGAAATCGTCCGGCTGGAATGGAAGCAGGTACTGTCTGCCGAAGGGCGGGGCGGCGGCCTGGTGACGAGCATCGCCCGTCTCGACGGCGATGCCGAGGACACCCGCCTCGCGCAGGTGCTGGATGTAGAGCAAATTTTGCGTGACGTCTTTCCCGATCAGCACGCCATAGAAGTCGACCTTGACGGCAGACTCCACCTGCCCGCAGGTTCGGTGATCCTTGCCGCAGACGACTCTGCCGTGGCCCGCGCGATGATCGAAAAGAGCCTGCAAGCGATGGGCGCGCCGTACATCATGACCAAGAGTGGCCGCGAAGCCTGGGAGCGCCTCCAGCAAATCGAAGAACAAGCCCGGCTGCAAGGTTTGTCGGTGAGCGACAAAGTCGCGCTCGTGCTTTCCGACCTCGAGATGCCCGAGATGGACGGGTTCACACTCACCCGCCACATCAAGCAGGATGGGCGTTTCAGCTCCATCCCCGTCGTGATCCATTCTTCGCTGACTGGCGCGACCAACGAAGACCACGTCCGCAAGGTCGGCGCGGACGGGTATGTTGCCAAATTCGTCGCCGAAGAGCTGGCGCAAACCATCAGCAAGGTGCTGACGCGCTGA
- a CDS encoding murein transglycosylase A produces MNFVRRPVLLLSLILATWMLGACSILPWWEPDVPDQVQRPQGPGNSRWVPTDWSELPGFDDDKLHEAWNAWVRNCALPHPAFAPLCPDIRRLSLAGEAQKRAWIVDNLEPYRVESMQGSAQGLLTAYFEPELEGRRQPEPGFAVPVYRPPHGLERGEAWYSRREMDTNASARASLRGREILYLADPVQAMLLQTQGSGRVRITEPDGTRRLVRLAFAAHNGHPYRSIARWLLDEGEVRDASWAGIQAWAQRNPDQVDALMHRNPRVVFFREEPMDATAAAAGPKGSQGVALTPGRSVAIDPQSIPYGAPIWLVAPAAGLRRLVFAQDSGGAIRGAVRADYFAGWGSEAGEWAGRVRQNLQMWVLWPKAS; encoded by the coding sequence ATGAACTTCGTGCGCCGCCCTGTTCTGCTGCTCTCACTCATCCTTGCTACATGGATGCTGGGGGCGTGCTCGATCCTGCCCTGGTGGGAGCCGGATGTTCCCGACCAAGTCCAACGGCCCCAAGGCCCCGGCAATAGCCGCTGGGTCCCGACAGACTGGAGCGAACTGCCCGGTTTCGACGACGACAAGCTGCACGAAGCCTGGAACGCCTGGGTACGCAATTGCGCGCTCCCCCATCCGGCGTTTGCCCCACTGTGCCCGGACATTCGGCGCCTCAGCCTCGCTGGCGAAGCGCAAAAACGTGCGTGGATCGTCGACAACCTGGAGCCATACCGCGTCGAATCGATGCAAGGCAGCGCGCAGGGGCTGCTGACCGCGTATTTCGAGCCGGAACTGGAAGGGCGGCGACAGCCCGAACCGGGTTTTGCCGTACCGGTGTACCGCCCCCCGCATGGGTTGGAGCGAGGCGAAGCCTGGTACAGCCGACGCGAGATGGACACGAACGCCTCGGCCCGCGCATCCCTGCGTGGGCGCGAGATCCTGTACCTGGCCGACCCCGTGCAGGCGATGCTGCTCCAGACCCAGGGATCAGGCAGGGTGCGTATCACCGAACCCGACGGAACCCGCAGGCTGGTGCGACTGGCCTTTGCCGCGCACAACGGGCACCCCTACCGCAGCATCGCACGGTGGCTGCTCGACGAAGGCGAGGTGCGCGATGCCTCTTGGGCAGGAATCCAGGCATGGGCACAGCGCAACCCGGACCAGGTCGATGCACTGATGCACCGCAACCCTCGGGTCGTGTTTTTTCGTGAAGAGCCGATGGACGCTACCGCCGCAGCGGCAGGCCCCAAAGGTTCGCAAGGGGTGGCGCTGACCCCAGGCAGATCGGTGGCCATCGACCCGCAAAGCATCCCGTATGGCGCGCCTATCTGGCTTGTCGCGCCCGCAGCCGGGCTACGGCGCCTGGTATTCGCGCAAGACAGCGGCGGTGCGATTCGCGGCGCGGTCCGTGCAGACTATTTCGCTGGGTGGGGATCGGAAGCCGGAGAATGGGCAGGGAGGGTCAGGCAAAATCTGCAAATGTGGGTTCTATGGCCCAAAGCGTCTTGA